The proteins below come from a single Zhouia spongiae genomic window:
- a CDS encoding peptidylprolyl isomerase codes for MAILGKIRSRSLILILVIGLALFAFVISDLFNNNAFSSTKSDVGEINGNPISREGFAQKVDNLSRQYQGRASTMQVVNQVWNQEVRTALLEEQFEELGINIEKDQIINVVKSNPQLASNPAFLNEAGVFDTGKFVEYIADLKANNPLAYQQWEIQENALINASKEQSYFNLIKAGVVATLKDGEVAYQLENDKVDFKYVQVPYSSVADSTITVTDSEISSYIKDHKKEFEGDASRNIRFVFFEEKPSEQDELTIEKEVADLLNSSVVYNNATQTNDTVQGFAGLSKDHVAEFVAKHSDIPFDTIYVTKAQLPAQFSDTLFNLNIGEVFGPYKDGETYKLTRMMAKRDGGNVKASHILIGYEGSGVNLKENRTKEQAEALAKEVLAKVKAGEEFATLAGEYSEDPGSAFSGGTYDNIFPGQMVKPFNDFIFDNGIGSVDVVETDFGFHVIKIEDKYNVVQLATISRKILPSEETTNELYTSATRFEMDAASAEADKFTEIAKESDYVVRPVNNIIALQEIIPGLGEQRGLVQWAFKEETKVGDVSRFNVSGGYAIVQLTRKTKEGLMSVENARAIVTPIIRKQKKAAKIIEANQGKSIDELAGSNNVTVRTASDLNMKTPSIAGAGREPRVVGTAFALQEGSTSGLVEGENGVYMVQLTRKKPAATLDNYAPYATTQRTTNRGRSAGAAFSALRENAEIEDNRADFY; via the coding sequence ATGGCTATTCTTGGAAAAATTAGAAGTCGATCATTGATCTTGATCCTCGTTATAGGATTGGCGCTATTCGCTTTTGTGATATCGGATTTATTTAACAATAATGCTTTTTCATCAACAAAATCAGATGTTGGTGAAATAAACGGGAACCCTATTTCCCGTGAAGGGTTTGCCCAGAAAGTAGATAATTTGTCCAGGCAGTATCAGGGACGTGCTTCTACGATGCAGGTTGTTAATCAGGTGTGGAACCAGGAAGTGAGGACTGCTTTATTGGAAGAACAATTTGAAGAGTTAGGGATTAATATCGAAAAGGACCAGATTATCAATGTTGTAAAATCGAACCCTCAGTTGGCTTCGAATCCTGCATTTTTGAATGAAGCAGGGGTGTTTGATACCGGTAAATTTGTTGAATATATAGCAGACTTAAAGGCTAATAACCCGTTGGCATACCAGCAATGGGAAATTCAGGAAAATGCACTGATAAATGCATCAAAAGAACAATCGTACTTCAACCTTATCAAAGCAGGTGTGGTGGCTACGTTAAAAGACGGAGAGGTTGCTTATCAGCTTGAAAATGATAAAGTGGACTTCAAATATGTACAGGTTCCTTATTCGTCTGTTGCAGATAGTACCATTACGGTAACCGATAGCGAGATATCTTCGTATATCAAAGATCATAAAAAAGAGTTTGAAGGAGATGCAAGCAGGAACATACGTTTTGTGTTCTTTGAAGAGAAACCTTCGGAGCAAGACGAATTAACAATTGAGAAAGAGGTTGCGGACCTTCTAAATAGTAGCGTTGTTTATAACAATGCTACCCAGACAAATGATACTGTTCAGGGGTTTGCGGGTTTGTCTAAAGATCATGTGGCGGAATTTGTTGCGAAACATTCAGATATACCTTTTGATACTATATATGTGACAAAAGCACAACTACCGGCTCAATTCAGTGATACTTTGTTCAATTTGAATATTGGAGAGGTTTTTGGTCCTTATAAAGATGGTGAGACATACAAGCTTACTAGGATGATGGCGAAAAGAGACGGAGGAAACGTGAAGGCCAGCCATATTTTGATAGGTTATGAAGGTTCGGGAGTAAATCTTAAAGAAAACAGAACCAAAGAACAGGCAGAAGCCCTGGCGAAAGAAGTGTTGGCAAAGGTTAAGGCCGGAGAAGAATTTGCTACTTTGGCCGGTGAATATTCCGAAGATCCCGGGTCTGCTTTCAGTGGAGGAACTTACGATAACATTTTCCCTGGTCAGATGGTGAAACCATTTAATGACTTTATTTTTGACAACGGAATAGGGAGTGTTGATGTAGTTGAAACAGATTTTGGATTTCACGTTATTAAAATAGAGGACAAATACAATGTAGTGCAATTGGCTACTATTTCCAGAAAAATACTTCCGTCAGAAGAAACTACTAACGAATTGTATACCAGTGCAACCAGGTTTGAGATGGATGCCGCCAGTGCTGAAGCTGATAAGTTTACTGAAATAGCAAAAGAATCGGATTATGTGGTTCGTCCTGTAAATAACATTATCGCATTGCAGGAGATTATCCCGGGATTGGGAGAGCAGAGAGGACTTGTGCAATGGGCTTTTAAAGAGGAGACTAAAGTTGGTGACGTATCCCGATTTAATGTTTCCGGAGGTTATGCAATCGTGCAGCTTACCAGAAAGACCAAAGAAGGTTTGATGTCTGTTGAGAATGCAAGAGCAATTGTAACGCCTATAATCAGAAAACAAAAGAAAGCAGCTAAAATTATTGAAGCTAATCAGGGTAAGTCGATAGATGAATTGGCTGGTTCTAATAATGTGACAGTTAGGACAGCTTCGGATTTAAATATGAAGACTCCTAGCATTGCCGGTGCAGGTAGAGAGCCCAGAGTGGTAGGAACAGCATTTGCTTTACAGGAAGGGAGTACTTCCGGTTTAGTAGAAGGAGAGAATGGAGTTTATATGGTTCAGCTTACCAGAAAGAAGCCTGCGGCTACATTAGATAACTATGCCCCGTATGCTACGACTCAAAGAACCACTAACAGAGGCAGGTCTGCCGGAGCTGCGTTTAGTGCTCTTCGTGAAAATGCAGAGATAGAAGATAACAGAGCTGATTTCTATTAA
- a CDS encoding GYDIA family GHMP kinase: MKEFHSNGKLLITGEYLVLDGALSFALPTRFGQVMTIEENNSGYIDWLSLDHCGNTWLSAEFDLSLTDEPTNDIEKSLIDLLKKAKTLNTSFLSGHSGFKVISKMDFPKDWGLGSSSTLINNMARWAGVDAFELSNKTFGGSGYDIACAQHDRPILYRLDAGKPHVKETTFHPPFTDRIYFIHLNQKQNSREGIKRYKSLQDGHKSKSIQEIEEITKRIIECDDIIEFNNLINIHETIISGVIEIQPVKEILFPDFKGSIKSLGAWGGDFIMATGNQDTPVYFKKKGYGTILSYDQMIKPC, encoded by the coding sequence ATGAAGGAATTTCACAGTAATGGAAAATTATTAATTACGGGTGAATATCTCGTCCTTGACGGGGCTTTGAGCTTTGCGCTCCCCACAAGGTTCGGACAGGTGATGACGATAGAAGAAAACAATAGCGGATATATCGACTGGTTGAGCCTGGACCATTGTGGAAACACATGGCTGTCTGCTGAATTCGATTTATCACTCACAGACGAACCAACGAATGATATAGAAAAAAGCCTCATCGACCTATTGAAAAAAGCAAAGACTTTAAATACGTCTTTTTTAAGCGGGCATTCAGGCTTTAAAGTTATTTCAAAGATGGATTTCCCCAAAGACTGGGGGCTAGGGTCTTCATCTACCCTTATCAACAATATGGCTCGATGGGCAGGAGTCGATGCTTTTGAGTTATCGAACAAAACCTTTGGCGGAAGTGGCTACGACATTGCCTGTGCTCAGCACGACCGCCCGATTTTATATCGGCTGGATGCAGGCAAACCGCACGTGAAAGAAACCACCTTTCACCCCCCATTCACCGATCGGATCTATTTTATTCATTTAAATCAAAAGCAAAACAGCAGGGAAGGTATTAAGCGATACAAAAGCCTTCAAGACGGCCATAAATCAAAGTCCATTCAGGAAATTGAAGAGATCACAAAAAGGATCATTGAATGCGACGATATCATTGAATTTAACAACCTAATCAATATCCATGAGACAATCATATCTGGGGTTATTGAAATTCAACCTGTAAAAGAGATTCTCTTTCCTGATTTTAAAGGGAGTATTAAAAGCCTTGGCGCCTGGGGAGGTGATTTTATTATGGCCACAGGCAATCAAGACACTCCTGTTTATTTTAAGAAAAAAGGCTACGGTACGATCCTCTCTTATGATCAAATGATAAAACCTTGCTGA
- the lptC gene encoding LPS export ABC transporter periplasmic protein LptC gives MKVIFRYNFFSIVTVFAVTMFFSCQGQLEDVKDINTAQRVPSGIAENFKLTYTDSGKVKAILTSSLNYDFSNQKFEFQEFPNGLYVEFFDDQNNKSTVTADYGIMYSQTSLVDLQGNVVLETYDGKKLEAPQLYWDQKNEWVFTEKEYTFTSDDLNMSGTGIDFNKEFSIVNSHENTGSAVVKE, from the coding sequence ATGAAAGTAATATTTAGATATAATTTTTTTAGCATTGTCACAGTATTCGCTGTGACAATGTTTTTTTCATGTCAGGGTCAGCTGGAAGACGTGAAAGATATAAATACAGCCCAAAGGGTGCCTTCGGGTATAGCTGAAAATTTTAAGTTGACTTACACTGATTCTGGGAAGGTAAAAGCCATTCTGACGAGTTCGTTAAATTACGACTTCTCAAATCAGAAATTTGAATTCCAGGAATTTCCGAACGGGCTTTATGTTGAGTTTTTTGATGATCAGAATAACAAAAGTACCGTCACCGCCGATTACGGGATCATGTACTCGCAAACCAGTCTTGTAGATCTTCAGGGAAATGTAGTGCTGGAAACATATGACGGAAAAAAACTAGAGGCTCCCCAGTTGTATTGGGATCAGAAGAATGAGTGGGTTTTTACCGAAAAAGAGTATACGTTTACCAGCGATGATCTTAATATGTCTGGTACGGGAATTGATTTTAATAAAGAGTTTTCTATAGTAAATTCACACGAAAATACCGGAAGTGCAGTCGTTAAAGAATAG
- a CDS encoding hydroxymethylglutaryl-CoA reductase, degradative, translating to MKKPVDGFSRLSKEEKIEWLASHYFQDRKDAVSIIKQYWNTDAGLQKLHDEFIENTITNYYLPFGVAPNFSINGHLYSIPMCLEESSVVAAASKAAKYWLKRGGFKAEVLSTEKIGQVHFMYNGDKQKLIRFFNEIKPSLIATTDGITKNMRKRGGGILNIVLKDKTDKLSNYYQLHATFDTLDAMGANFINSCLEQFAKTFKEGAARNEDFTEEEKDIQIVMSILSNYVPNCLVRAEVSCNVEELNEDKNISPVDFAEKFVRAIDIAKAEPHRAVTHNKGVMNGIDAVVLATGNDFRAVEAGIHAYASKDGSYSSLTHATVENGIFKFWIEIPLALGTVGGLTSLHPLVKLALEMLSKPSARELMQIVAVAGLAQNFAAVRSLITTGIQKGHMKMHLMNILNQLGATENEKKQVADIFKDKTVTHSDVIKEFNNLRTKTL from the coding sequence ATGAAAAAACCAGTAGACGGATTTTCAAGACTCTCGAAAGAAGAGAAAATAGAATGGCTGGCAAGCCATTATTTTCAGGACAGAAAAGACGCTGTCTCTATTATAAAGCAATATTGGAATACTGATGCGGGTTTACAAAAGCTCCATGATGAATTCATAGAAAACACCATCACCAATTACTACCTTCCGTTTGGGGTGGCACCTAATTTCTCAATTAACGGACACTTGTATTCCATCCCGATGTGCCTTGAAGAAAGCTCGGTAGTTGCAGCAGCCAGCAAAGCTGCCAAATACTGGCTGAAAAGAGGCGGATTTAAAGCCGAAGTGCTTTCGACTGAAAAAATAGGCCAGGTACATTTTATGTACAATGGAGATAAGCAAAAACTGATCCGGTTTTTTAATGAAATCAAACCTTCTTTGATCGCAACTACCGACGGGATCACAAAAAATATGCGGAAAAGAGGGGGAGGCATCCTGAACATTGTTTTAAAAGACAAAACAGACAAGCTGAGCAACTACTACCAATTACACGCTACTTTTGATACCCTGGATGCCATGGGAGCAAATTTCATCAATAGCTGCCTGGAGCAATTCGCCAAAACCTTCAAAGAAGGGGCCGCCAGAAACGAGGACTTTACCGAGGAAGAAAAAGACATCCAAATTGTAATGAGCATCCTTTCTAATTACGTCCCAAACTGCCTCGTCAGAGCTGAAGTATCGTGTAATGTAGAAGAACTTAATGAGGATAAAAACATATCCCCGGTAGATTTTGCAGAAAAATTTGTTCGGGCCATCGATATAGCCAAAGCAGAACCGCATAGAGCTGTAACGCACAACAAAGGCGTTATGAACGGTATTGATGCTGTAGTATTAGCAACCGGTAACGACTTCCGGGCTGTTGAAGCCGGAATCCATGCTTACGCCTCAAAAGACGGCTCTTATTCCAGCCTGACACACGCTACCGTAGAAAATGGCATATTTAAATTCTGGATAGAAATACCGCTGGCATTGGGAACTGTTGGCGGATTAACCAGTTTACACCCATTGGTTAAACTGGCTTTAGAAATGCTCTCCAAACCTTCTGCCAGAGAATTAATGCAGATTGTTGCTGTTGCCGGTCTAGCCCAAAACTTTGCTGCCGTACGCTCTCTTATCACTACAGGAATCCAGAAAGGCCATATGAAGATGCATTTAATGAATATTTTAAATCAGCTCGGAGCCACAGAAAATGAGAAAAAACAGGTTGCCGATATCTTTAAAGACAAAACGGTAACACATAGTGACGTCATAAAAGAATTCAACAACCTCAGGACAAAAACGCTGTAA
- a CDS encoding type III pantothenate kinase, with protein sequence MNLIVDAGNTFMKLAVFQREKVIYESKIEEQDFLKEITKIFKNFPETSRAIISSVSKCPEVYVKALSVFCKVHLLTPKSKVPFINKYKTPETLGMDRVALVTAAFYTSKSKNTLIIDSGTCITYDFVNANGEYLGGAIAPGIKMRFKALNKFTARLPLVADECPEKLIGNSTETSIASGVLNGMVFEIDGTIDEYQRNFKDLTVILTGGDSHFLSKRLKNTIFANPKILLEGLNYILELNKD encoded by the coding sequence ATGAATTTGATTGTCGATGCCGGTAATACTTTTATGAAACTGGCTGTTTTTCAGAGAGAAAAAGTCATTTATGAAAGCAAGATAGAGGAACAGGATTTTTTAAAAGAGATTACAAAAATTTTTAAAAATTTCCCGGAAACCTCCAGGGCAATCATTTCTTCAGTGTCAAAATGCCCGGAAGTGTATGTTAAGGCACTGTCTGTTTTTTGCAAAGTTCACCTGCTCACACCTAAGTCAAAAGTGCCTTTTATTAATAAATATAAGACTCCTGAAACACTGGGGATGGATCGCGTAGCACTGGTTACTGCGGCTTTTTATACGAGTAAAAGCAAAAATACGCTCATTATAGATTCCGGAACATGCATTACATACGATTTTGTGAATGCAAACGGTGAGTATCTGGGGGGAGCTATTGCTCCCGGAATTAAAATGAGATTCAAAGCTTTAAACAAGTTTACTGCGAGGCTGCCTCTTGTAGCGGACGAGTGTCCGGAAAAATTAATAGGAAACTCTACTGAAACGAGTATAGCTTCAGGAGTTTTAAACGGAATGGTGTTTGAAATCGATGGTACAATAGATGAATATCAAAGGAATTTTAAAGATTTAACAGTTATTTTAACAGGAGGGGATTCACATTTTTTGTCTAAAAGACTAAAAAATACCATATTTGCCAATCCGAAAATCCTTCTAGAAGGACTTAATTATATTTTAGAACTCAATAAAGACTAA
- a CDS encoding pseudouridine synthase has protein sequence MSRQDNSDKGKFRGRQGNENRKPSGRGGSRKKSFARGNAPIKKTPLLKNNKPDDGKVRLNKYIANSGVCSRRDADIYITSGNVFVNGEVVTELGYRVNITDEVKFDGKIINPEKKEYILLNKPKGFITTTSDERGRRTVMDLVRGSTRSRIVPVGRLDRNTTGLLLFTNDGDLAKKLTHPKHGIRKIYHVKLNRNLLHEDLRKIADGLKLEDGPVQVDEISYIENASKSEVGVKIHSGRNRIVRRIFEHLGYEVVKLDRVVFAGLTKKDLPRGTWRRLNEQEVNNLKML, from the coding sequence ATGAGTAGGCAAGATAATTCTGATAAAGGTAAATTTCGCGGCAGACAAGGCAACGAGAACAGAAAGCCTTCCGGCAGAGGCGGGAGCAGGAAAAAAAGTTTTGCTAGAGGGAATGCACCGATAAAGAAAACCCCTTTATTAAAGAATAATAAGCCAGATGATGGTAAGGTCCGTTTGAATAAATATATAGCAAACTCCGGGGTTTGTTCGAGAAGGGATGCGGATATCTATATTACCTCTGGGAATGTGTTTGTAAACGGGGAGGTTGTTACTGAACTAGGATATAGGGTGAATATCACCGATGAGGTTAAATTTGACGGTAAGATAATCAATCCGGAGAAAAAGGAGTATATCCTGCTAAATAAACCTAAAGGATTTATTACCACGACAAGTGATGAACGTGGAAGGAGGACCGTTATGGATTTGGTGAGAGGTTCTACGAGATCAAGGATCGTTCCTGTGGGGAGACTCGACAGAAATACTACGGGTCTGTTGTTGTTTACCAATGATGGGGATCTTGCCAAAAAGCTGACACATCCCAAGCATGGGATCCGAAAAATATATCATGTAAAATTAAACCGAAACCTGCTGCATGAAGATCTCAGAAAAATTGCTGATGGGTTGAAATTAGAGGACGGACCTGTACAGGTAGATGAGATCAGTTATATAGAAAATGCATCGAAGAGTGAGGTTGGAGTTAAGATACATAGCGGAAGAAACAGGATTGTCCGTAGAATCTTTGAACACCTTGGTTATGAGGTGGTGAAACTGGACAGAGTTGTTTTTGCCGGTTTAACCAAAAAAGACTTGCCAAGAGGAACCTGGAGAAGGTTGAATGAACAAGAAGTGAATAACTTGAAAATGTTATAG
- a CDS encoding DUF6526 family protein produces the protein MKFFRVFEIVYLVIGVISVFEVVSNWNTDRNRSYLFLLFAVVSFFMFFFRRRYRKKFQNRQKK, from the coding sequence ATGAAGTTTTTCAGGGTTTTTGAGATCGTATACCTGGTGATAGGGGTGATCTCGGTTTTCGAAGTAGTATCAAATTGGAATACCGACCGGAATAGATCGTATCTTTTTCTGTTGTTTGCCGTCGTGTCTTTTTTTATGTTCTTTTTCAGAAGAAGATACCGTAAGAAGTTTCAGAACAGGCAAAAAAAATAA
- a CDS encoding geranylgeranylglycerol-phosphate geranylgeranyltransferase, translated as MLNRKQKMNLLKLLSLFSVVRGYNIWVIVLAQYLASIYIFSSHLPLRKVIFDGNLFAIVAASALAIASGYIINNFYDAEKDLINRPKKTMLDRLVSQRFKLTTYFILNFLSVIIASYVSFRAVVFFSAYIFGIWLYSHKLKKVTFLGNIISATLAITPFFAVFIYYKNFDLVIFVHAVFLFLIILIREMVKDLENMKGDLVYGYQTIPIKYGEGVSKWFISALTVLTLIPSYLLISKFEVGYMDIFFYSCMGLLVCFVVMLWKATSKRQYVLIHNLLKFIIVSGVFSILLIDMNLVWNRIF; from the coding sequence ATGCTAAACCGAAAGCAAAAAATGAATTTGCTCAAGTTATTGAGTTTGTTTTCGGTAGTTCGGGGCTATAACATATGGGTTATAGTATTGGCCCAGTATCTGGCCTCTATTTATATTTTCTCATCGCATTTACCGCTCCGGAAAGTTATTTTTGATGGCAACCTGTTCGCTATTGTAGCTGCTTCAGCTTTAGCTATAGCTTCAGGATATATTATCAATAATTTTTACGATGCAGAAAAAGATCTTATAAACCGTCCGAAGAAAACCATGTTGGACAGGCTGGTGAGTCAGCGCTTTAAGTTAACAACGTATTTTATCCTTAATTTTCTTTCGGTAATTATCGCAAGTTATGTTTCTTTCAGGGCTGTTGTCTTTTTTTCAGCCTACATATTTGGAATATGGCTGTATTCGCATAAATTAAAAAAGGTGACCTTCCTGGGTAATATAATTTCAGCGACTTTAGCAATTACTCCTTTTTTTGCCGTATTTATCTATTATAAAAATTTTGATCTGGTCATTTTTGTACATGCGGTGTTCTTATTCCTGATTATTCTTATCCGGGAAATGGTGAAGGACCTGGAGAATATGAAGGGAGATTTGGTATACGGATATCAGACGATACCTATTAAATACGGGGAGGGCGTTTCAAAATGGTTTATATCGGCCCTTACGGTACTTACATTAATTCCCTCCTATTTGCTGATTTCAAAGTTTGAAGTAGGGTATATGGATATCTTTTTTTACAGTTGTATGGGCTTGTTGGTTTGTTTTGTCGTGATGTTGTGGAAGGCGACCTCTAAAAGACAGTATGTACTGATCCATAATTTGTTGAAATTTATAATCGTTTCAGGGGTCTTCAGTATCTTGCTTATCGATATGAATCTGGTGTGGAACCGGATATTCTAG
- a CDS encoding hemolysin family protein: MGTTIVIIIVSLLFSAFFSGMEIAYVNSNKIHIEIEKLQGGFLSKILTKLTKRPSKFITTMLVGNNIALVIYAFYMGSLLVSWMYPQYIGFEALPAEIILVQTLLATLVLLITAEFLPKTLFQIYSNTLLKVLAVPAYVFYKLFSVVAEIVIWISDFVLRVFFKVEGNTESIAFSKVELGDYITEQMEQVDEDEDVDSEIQIFQNALEFSDHKARDIMIPRTEICAAEVHEHPKSLVGKFVETGYSKILVYKDTIDDIIGYVHSFELFKKPKTIKSVMLPVEFVPETMPISDILGVLTKRRKSIAVVLDEYGGTSGILTVEDIVEELFGEIEDEHDTIELLEEKINDQEFNFSARLEVAYVNETYKLELPESEHYDTIGGLIVSRIGDIPEKGEKIKIDNFQFKVLQATNTKIELLHLKVLEDD; encoded by the coding sequence ATGGGCACCACAATTGTGATCATCATTGTCTCTTTGCTGTTTTCAGCATTCTTTTCCGGAATGGAGATCGCATATGTCAACTCCAACAAGATTCATATTGAGATAGAAAAACTGCAAGGAGGTTTTCTTTCAAAAATACTGACCAAGCTTACTAAAAGGCCATCAAAGTTCATTACTACGATGTTGGTGGGGAACAATATAGCACTAGTGATTTATGCTTTTTATATGGGGAGTTTACTGGTGTCCTGGATGTATCCTCAATATATTGGTTTTGAAGCGTTGCCCGCGGAAATTATTCTGGTACAAACCTTATTGGCGACATTGGTTTTGCTGATTACAGCCGAATTTTTACCAAAGACCCTTTTTCAGATATATTCCAATACCTTGCTGAAAGTTTTGGCGGTGCCAGCCTATGTATTCTATAAGCTGTTTTCTGTGGTTGCGGAGATTGTGATATGGATATCTGACTTTGTTTTGCGAGTATTTTTTAAAGTGGAAGGCAATACGGAGAGTATTGCATTCAGTAAAGTAGAATTGGGTGATTATATCACAGAACAAATGGAGCAGGTTGATGAAGATGAAGATGTTGATTCGGAAATCCAGATATTTCAGAATGCATTGGAGTTTTCCGATCATAAAGCACGTGACATCATGATTCCCAGAACTGAAATATGTGCTGCGGAAGTGCATGAACATCCTAAAAGTCTTGTCGGGAAATTTGTAGAAACAGGATATTCGAAAATACTGGTCTATAAAGATACGATCGATGATATTATAGGTTATGTGCATTCATTTGAATTGTTTAAAAAGCCGAAAACCATAAAGAGTGTCATGCTTCCGGTAGAGTTTGTTCCGGAAACTATGCCTATTAGTGATATTCTGGGAGTGCTTACCAAAAGACGAAAAAGCATTGCTGTGGTACTGGATGAGTACGGAGGTACTTCGGGAATCTTAACCGTAGAGGATATTGTTGAAGAATTGTTTGGGGAGATTGAAGATGAACACGATACCATTGAATTGCTTGAAGAAAAGATTAACGACCAGGAATTTAATTTTTCTGCCCGGCTGGAAGTGGCATATGTTAATGAGACGTATAAGCTGGAGCTCCCTGAGAGTGAACATTACGATACTATTGGAGGACTTATTGTAAGCCGTATTGGAGATATTCCGGAAAAAGGGGAAAAGATAAAAATAGACAACTTTCAATTTAAAGTCTTACAGGCAACTAACACAAAAATAGAATTGCTTCACCTGAAAGTGTTAGAAGACGATTAA